A window of Auraticoccus monumenti contains these coding sequences:
- a CDS encoding general stress protein, producing the protein MAMSQPQMGSLFQLEFPQSVRVYEKYELAQKAVDHLSDQKFPVENLAIVGTDLRSVERVTGRRTWRTVLLRGVTAGISMGLLFGLLAMLFLQPPNALVLLLVSVVLGIALNVAMQAAAYAVSGGRRDFESMSQTVATKYELLCEHKVAQQARDLLDQMPGERARAFE; encoded by the coding sequence ATGGCCATGTCTCAGCCCCAGATGGGCTCCCTGTTCCAGCTCGAGTTCCCCCAGTCGGTGCGGGTCTACGAGAAGTACGAGCTGGCCCAGAAGGCCGTGGACCACCTCTCGGACCAGAAGTTCCCGGTGGAGAACCTGGCCATCGTCGGCACCGACCTCCGTTCGGTGGAGCGGGTGACCGGGCGGCGCACCTGGCGCACCGTGCTGCTGCGCGGGGTGACCGCGGGCATCTCGATGGGTCTGCTCTTCGGTCTGCTGGCGATGCTGTTCCTGCAGCCGCCCAACGCGCTGGTGCTGCTGCTGGTCTCGGTCGTGCTGGGCATCGCGCTCAACGTGGCCATGCAGGCGGCGGCCTACGCGGTCAGCGGCGGTCGGCGGGACTTCGAGTCGATGAGCCAGACCGTCGCGACCAAGTACGAGCTGCTCTGCGAGCACAAGGTCGCCCAGCAGGCCCGTGACCTGCTGGACCAGATGCCCGGCGAGCGGGCCCGCGCCTTCGAGTGA